A genomic segment from Saimiri boliviensis isolate mSaiBol1 chromosome 14, mSaiBol1.pri, whole genome shotgun sequence encodes:
- the LOC101037318 gene encoding LOW QUALITY PROTEIN: heterogeneous nuclear ribonucleoprotein M-like (The sequence of the model RefSeq protein was modified relative to this genomic sequence to represent the inferred CDS: inserted 2 bases in 1 codon), with amino-acid sequence MAAGVETAAEVAATEIKMEEESGTAGVPSGNGAPGPKGEGERPAQNEKRKEKNIKRGGNRFEPYANPTKRYRAFITNIPFDVKWQSLKDLVKEKVGEVTYVELLMDAEGKSRGCAVVEFKMEESMKKAAEVLNKHSLSGRPLKVKEDPDGEHARRAMQKAGRLGSTVFVANLDYKVGWKKLKEVFSMAGVVVRADILEDKDGKSRGIGTVTFEQSIEAVQAVSMFNGQLLFDRPMHVKMDERALPKGDFFPPERPQQLPHGLGGIGVGLGPGGQPIDANHLNKGIGMGNIGPAGMGMEGIGFGINKMGGMEGPFGGGMENMGRFGSGMNMGRINEILSNALKRGEIIAKQGGGGGGGSVPGIERMGPGIDLLGGAGMERMGAGLGHGMDRVDSEIERMGLVMDRMGSVERMGAGMGFGLERMAAPIDRVGQTIERMGSGVEXMGPAIERMGLSMEHMMPAGMEAGLERMGPVMDRMATGLERMGANNLERMGLERMGANSLERMGLERMGANSLERMGPAMGPALGAGIERMGLAMGGGGGASFDRAIEMERGNFGGSFAGSFGGAGGHAPGVARKACQIFVRNLPFDFTWKMLKDKFNECGHVLYADIKMENGKSKGCGVVKFESPEVAERTCRMMNGMKLSGREIDVRIDRNA; translated from the exons ATGGCGGCAGGGGTCGAAACGGCGGCCGAGGTGGCGGCGACGGAGATCAAAATGGAGGAGGAGAGCGGCACAGCCGGCGTGCCGAGCGGCAACGGGGCTCCGGGCCCTAAGGGTGAAGGAGAACGACCTGCTCAGaatgagaagaggaaggaaaaaaacataaaaagaggagGCAATCGCTTTGAGCCATATGCCAATCCAACTAAAAGATACAGAGCCTTCATTACAAACATACCTTTTGATGTGAAGTGGCAGTCACTTAAAGACCTGGTTAAAGAAAAAGTTGGTGAGGTAACATACGTGGAGCTCTTAATGGACGCTGAAGGAAAGTCAAGGGGATGTGCTGTTGTTGAATTCAAGATGGAAGAGAGCATGAAAAAAGCTGCGGAAGTCCTAAACAAGCATAGTCTGAGTGGAAGACCACTGAAAGTCAAAGAAGATCCTGATGGTGAACATGCCAGGAGAGCAATGCAAAAG GCTGGAAGACTTGGAAGCACAGTATTTGTAGCAAACCTGGATTATAAAGTTGGCTGGAAGAAACTAAAGGAAGTATTTAGTATGGCTGGTGTGGTGGTCCGAGCAGACATTCTTGAGGATAAAGATGGAAAAAGTCGTGGAATAGGCACTGTTACTTTTGAACAGTCCATTGAAGCCGTGCAAGCTGTATCTATGTTCAATGGCCAGCTGCTGTTTGATAGACCAATGCATGTCAAGATGGATGAGAGGGCCTTACCAAAGGGAGATTTCTTCCCTCCTGAGCGTCCACAACAACTTCCCCATGGCCTTGGTGGTATTGGCGTGGGGTTAGGACCAGGAGGGCAACCCATTGATGCCAATCACCTGAATAAAGGCATTGGAATGGGAAACATAGGTCCCGCCGGAATGGGAATGGAAGGCATAGGAtttggaataaataaaatgggaggaATGGAGGGGCCCTTTGGTGGTGGTATGGAAAACATGGGTCGATTTGGATCTGGGATGAACATGGGCAGGATAAATGAAATCCTAAGTAATGCACTGAAGAGAGGAGAGATCATTGCAAagcagggaggaggtggaggtggaggcagcgTCCCTGGGATCGAGAGGATGGGTCCTGGCATTGACCTCCTCGGGGGTGCAGGCATGGAGCGCATGGGCGCAGGCCTTGGCCACGGCATGGATCGCGTGGACTCTGAGATCGAGCGCATGGGCCTGGTCATGGACCGTATGGGTTCCGTGGAGCGCATGGGTGCCGGCATGGGCTTCGGCCTCGAGCGCATGGCCGCTCCCATTGACCGTGTGGGCCAGACCATTGAGCGCATGGGCTCTGGCGTGGA CATGGGCCCTGCCATTGAGCGCATGGGCCTGAGCATGGAGCACATGATGCCCGCAGGCATGGAGGCTGGCCTGGAGCGCATGGGCCCCGTGATGGATCGCATGGCTACCGGCCTGGAGCGCATGGGCGCCAACAACCTGGAGCGGATGGGCCTGGAGCGCATGGGCGCCAACAGCCTGGAGCGCATGGGCCTGGAGCGCATGGGTGCCAACAGCCTTGAGCGCATGGGCCCTGCCATGGGCCCGGCCCTGGGAGCTGGCATCGAGCGCATGGGCCTGGCCATGGGTGGCGGTGGCGGTGCCAGCTTTGACCGCGCCATCGAGATGGAGCGTGGCAACTTTGGAGGAAGCTTCGCAGGTTCCtttggtggagctggaggccatgcTCCTGGGGTGGCCAGGAAGGCCTGCCAGATATTTGTGAGAAATCTCCCATTCGATTTCACATGGAAGATGCTAAAGGACAAATTCAACGAGTGTGGCCACGTGCTATATGCCGACATTAAGATGGAGAACGGGAAGTCCAAGGGGTGTGGTGTGGTTAAGTTCGAGTCACCAGAGGTGGCTGAGAGAACCTGCCGGATGATGAATGGCATGAAGCTCAGTGGCCGAGAAATTGACGTTCGAATCGATAGAAATGCTTAA